The window TTCTCCGCGATCTGCACGCGGATTTCGCCGTCCGAGAAGCGGCCCACGTTCGCCCGGGCCGGGCTGCAACCGAGATGGTCGCAAACGCCGGCGGTGAGCGTCTCGGAGGCGCCGCCGCTGAAAACTTTCAAATCGCTCGTGTAGGCCACCGGGATGCCGATCCTCTACCGGGCAAAGCCGGCGCGGAAGTTCTAAATGGCAGGGGCGGTAGGATTCGAACCCACGATGACCTGCACCAAAAGCAGGTGCCTTACCACTTGGCCACGCCCCTGTGTTGCACGGCCAGGCCCGCGGGCCTGCTTTCCGGGCATACGACAGCGCGGGCACACAGGCGCCACACGCGCGTCACGGGATTGGAGAGTATAGCAAGCGGGCCGTTATCAAGTCAACGCGCGCGCGGGACTTAGGCCGCGCGGGAGCCTGTGCGGGAGACCCGAATGGGCGGGCGGGGCGGCCCGGGAATTTACCTGCCGAGAAAGGCCAGAATACGGCTTCGCAGGGCGTCGTGATCGCGGGTTTCGCACTCCCAGACGGTGAGCACGTCCCAGCCGAGGGCGTGCAGCGCGGCGCGGTGCTTCTTGTCCCGATCCACATTGGCCTGGATCTTTCGCCGCCAGTAGTCCCGGTTGGTCGCGGGGATGCGGGCGCCGCGTTTGCAGGAGTGGCCATGCCAGAAGCAGCCGTGCACGAAGATTGCCTTGCGGCGCGATTTGAACACCAGGTCGGGCTTACCGGGCAGGGACGGATCGTGCAGCCGGTACCGGAAACCCTCGGCGTGAATCATGCGCCGAACGAGCATTTCCGGGGCGGTGTCTTTGGATTTCACCGCGCGCATGGTGCGGCTGCGGGATTCGGGGTCTTCAGGCATCAGGATCGCTGAATCGGGGCGTGGACCCCGGCGTCGCGGCGCTCATGCGGCGTGCTTCGAGGAAGATTTATTCGACTTCAGTAGCGGCTCAATCAGATGCTCCGCGAGGTGACGAACGGCGGGAACGGCCACACCGTCCCCCGTCAAGTGGTACGCCTCGTTGTAGTTGGCGGGTAAGGTGTAGGTGTCGGGCAGCCCCATCAGGCGCGCGGCCTCGCGGCCCGAGAGGAGTCGGGTCCTCACCGATGCGCCCTCCACCACCATGATTAGCTGTCGGCTGGAGCCGCCGGCCGGGGTTCGCAGGCAGCCGGCAATACCGTCAAACCGGACTTCGGCGCGCTGTACTTTCCGGCCCGGGCCATCGGGGCGGGTCCGCTTGTAGAGAGTCCCGACAATCCGCCGGCCTTCCGCCTTCGCCTGTTCGAGTTTTTGCCGGTTCAGGTCGCTCATCATCCCGAGGAGCTTCGCCGTCTGATCGGGGGTGTGCCAGGCGACATCGTGCGGGTTGGGTTCGATGAGGTCCGCCAGGCGCGTCTCGCGCGGTGCGGGTTCCGGGAAGTCCCACCAAATCCAGCGCTTCCGGAGTCCGGGTTTCAGGGCCTCCACCGCGCCCCGGAGGGCTTTCGTGTGCCATACGGGGTGTGGAGAATCGCCGGTGAGGCGGGCGGGGATATCGAGATCGGCGCGCGCGGCGATGATGAAGAGCCTGGGGCGCGATTGTGGCAGAAAGTGGACGGCGTCGACGACGGCGGCGCCGAAGCGGTAGCCCTGCCTGTTGAGGGCGTCGCAGATGGAGGCGAAATCGCGGCCGCCATGGGACGAAATCGCGCCGCAGACATTCTCCAGCACGATGATCGCCGGGGCGCGGCCCTCCCGATTCAGGTCCGTCATGAGTTTCCAGAACGGCCAGAAGGTTCCCGAGCGATCGCCGTTGAGGCCGGCGCCGTTTCCGGCCAGAGACAGGTCCTGACAGGGGAAGGAGGCCCAGGCCAGGTGGGCCGCGCCGGGCAGTTGATCGGTTGTGATGTGCCTGACGTCGCCGACGAACAAGTCGTCACCCGGCCAATTGGCCCGGTATGAACGGGCCTTGGAGGGGTCGAAATCGTTTGCGAAGAGACAGTCCCAGCGGTCGCCGAGACCCGCGCGGGCCATGCCCCCGCCGGCGAAGAACTCGTAATACTGGTAGCTGGCGTTTTTTATCATGGTCTGCTTTCGAATCCTGGCCCGAGCGCGCCGCGTGCTGCACTGCGGCAGGGTGTGACCCCATTGAATAGAGTCCGGGGCCTTCACCCTATCGCAGCGGGGCGGCGGCCCGCAATATCGCGTCACCGCACCGCACGGATCCGGTCCATGAGGGCGAGGGCTTCCCGCGTCACCGCCTGGGTCTCGGAAATAATGTCCACGTCGTGGTTCCGGCGCACGTTGAGCCGGAGCCGGGCCATGCGGCGGGCGAGTGGGAGCACTTCCTGGCCCAGTTCGAAGGCCGGATCCACGCGCCCGTTGCCGAGCAGGCGGCAGAGCGCTCCGTCGCAGGCGCACAGGGCGGCGCCCGCGCCGATGAGATTGGTTCGCGCGGAGGCCAGCGCCGGGGCATGGTAGAGCAGGTTGACGAGATGTTCCCGCGCTTCCTGCGACCGCTGGGCTTCCTCCATTGCGCTTCCCGTGCCGGCCTGGCGCAGTTTGCGATGGACCTCGCGGATATCCAGGTTGTACCGGCGGGCCAGGCTCAGATCGAGGGCGATCTGGCGGCGGTCCTGTTCCTGCAGGCGCAGGGCGACCTCGTCCCGCCATCGTTCGGCGACGCCGTTTGTGGCGAGGAGGATGACCTGGCCCTGGCCGGGGAACATTTCGAGGTGGCGGCGCCAGGGCATGGGGGACCAGAGCCGGCTGCGAACGAAATCGGAGACGTCATAGGCTTCGAGGCCGGCGGGCGGGGAATCGGGCGCCTCGATGTAGACGGTGGTGACTTCCGTAAGTTCGTTGCTTATCACGTAGAGCAGCCGGTAGTCGGAACCGGCGAGCCAGCTCCATTGGATTGCCGGCACGCCTTCCGGGCGCTGGGAGCGGGAGTGTTCCTGCCAGGTGATCTTGAACGGGCAATCTTCGGGCTCGGCGCAGGGCGTGGCGTTCAGCACGAGGGGGGCCAGGGCGAAGAAGCGCTCCACCCGGTGCCCGAGCTCCGCCCAGTTGTCGCTGAAGTTGAGGAACGGACCAGTGAGGGATCGCTGGGTGTTCCCCTGCACCCAGATCGGGTCGTTGTGGTAGACAAACGCGAACCATCCGCGCGCGCCACTGGCAAAGGCCAGGTTGATCATGAGGCGCATTTCCGGGCTCGTATTCCATTCGGGCGTGTCCGTCGAGAATACGAAAGCCGGCGCGACCACCCACAGTTGCTGGCCCCGCGCGAGGGGGTAGTGTTCGCGGACGGTATCGCCCAGTTCCCAGGGGGCGTGGGACTTGAAATGGGAGATCCCGGTGACGGGGAAGTGCGGGCCGAACAGGGGAACGTTGGTTGTGTCCCGGTGTATCGCGGCGAGCGGATGGTTGGGGTCCGCCTCCTGAATGCGCGCCTGGGCGTCCACGTGCATCTTGAAGGATTGGGACGGGGGCTCGTCCTGGATGGCCCAGCCGAGTATGGCGGGCGAATCCGCGAAGGGCCGGATATCGCGATCGATCAGCTTGTCGGGGTCGCGCTGGAATTCGTCGCGCGGCCAGTGGTGGTGGGCCAGCACGCGGATTCCGTACGAATCCGCCAGGCCCAGCACTTCGCGCCATTCCGAGGGGGTGAGGCGGTCGATCTCCTCGATGGCGACGCTGTTGTGGTGGTGGCGGGCAATATCCTCCAGGGCGAACCGCCAGTAGTCGCGAAACGAAATCTCCATGCAATCCGCCATGCGCTTGGCGGTGCCCGCCTTCATGTAGACACCGAGCGGGAGGAACTCGTTGAGCAACGGATATTGCGGGGCTTCCGCCATCGGATGGCGCCCGCTATCCGGCCCGTAGCAGGCGGCGTGCTCCCTGGTGCTCAGGCCGCGGAATCGGATGGACTGGATCTCGAAGGTCTCGGTCTTGCGCTTGGTCGCGTAGAGCCGGAATGCGCAATGGTCGATGAAGCGGGGGAATCCGTGATGTTGCACGAGGCGCGCAGCGGTCTGCCAGGATTGGGCCGGTTCCAGGGCGTCAAAGTGGGTTCCGCCGCGGTAGCTCAGCACCCAGGCCGGGCGCGCGGACATGGAAATGCAGCGGTAGGTGATCTCCGCCACGGGGTAGCGGTTGAGGTCAATCGGAAAGCGGCTGTCCTGGCTCCGCCGGGAACTGAGCGATACCCAGAAGCTGGGGTCGCTCGACGGGAGGCTGTCAATCGGCCGGACGCCTTCGAAATGCCCGATGAGGCTTACCCCCGAAGCGGTCTGCACACGTTCGGCCGGGATCGACTGCCATTCGCGATCGGCCGGATCATCCACGAGCGCCCAATGGGCAATTTCTTCGGCGGTAAACTCGACGTACTCGGCGGCGGCGCGGCCTTCCGGATCGTGGCGCTCCAGCACCGTCTTCAGGAATCCGGCGTACTTGTAAATCATGGAGGCAGCATCCTTCTAACGGTACGACGCGCCAGTGACACCGGGAAATGCACGCCAGGCAGCGACCCGCGGCCAACCAATTCGCCGGGCCGTTGATCCTAGCCAAGAAACGCCGGAAAACGCAACCGGCGGGCGCCTTCCGCGTGACGGAGGGCAAACAACGCGATTGCGCCGCGGTATCGCCGCGAGATTGCCAATCCATGGCGCGGTAGCGCAACATTTTCGGTCTGCAGTGTGCGGCGGGCTTGCGCGCGGATTCCCCGGCGCGCTATCGTGCCCGCCCATGCCCGACTCCGCGAAGAAAGAACCGCTTCTCCTCGACACGCCGCTCGGCGATCTGCCTGGAATCGGCCCGAAACGGGCGTCGCTCCTGCAACAGCTGGGCCTGGCGACCGTGCGTGAACTGCTGTACCACTTCCCGCGCGATTACCAGGACCGCCGGCGCCTTACCCCGATTTCGGAGGCGGCCAGGGGCGAAACCGTCACGTTCGAGGCCCGGGTGAAGGAAGCGCGAAACGTGCGGATGCGGGGGCGCGGATCCATGGCGGTGCTCGTGCTGGAGGACGACACCGGCGCGATCAAGGCGACGTTTTTCGGGCGGGGTTACCTGGCGAACTCGACGTTGCGGCCCGGGGTGACGGGGGTGTTCCACGGGGTTGTGGAGGAGTACAAGGGGCTGGCGCTCAAGAGCCCGGAGTTCGAGGTGTTGGAAGCGGGGGCGGGCGCGGGGCTGCATACGGGCCGGATTGTGCCGATTTACCGGCTGACCGAGAAAGTCACCCAGCGGATGCTGCGCACGTGGATCGCCGAGGCGCTCGATCGCGTGGACGGGACCATTCCGGAAACGCTGCCGCCCGCGGTGCGCGCCGCGGAAGGGCTGGCCCCACTGGGCGCGTGCCTGCGGCAGATCCACTTTCCCGAGAGCAGCGAGGCGGCGGAGGCCGCGCGCGCGCGCCTCATTTTCGAATCGCTGCTCACCATCCAGATCGGCGTTCTGCGGAAGCGTCTGCACCGCCGGGGGGAGGAGGGCGTAGCACACCACATGAACGGGCCGCTGTTCAAGGCCCTCGATCGCCAGTTGCCCTTCAAGCTCACCGAAGCCCAGGAGCGGTGCATCGCGGAGATACTCCGGGACATGGCCGAGCCGCGCCCCATGACGCGCCTGGTGCAGGGGGATGTTGGATCCGGGAAGACGATTGTCGCGGCGCATGCGGTTGCCGCCGCGATCGACAGCGGCTTCCAGGCGGCTTACATGGCGCCGACGGAGCTTCTCGCGGAACAGCAGTTCAAGACCCTGCGGGCGCTGTTTGAGCCGCTCGGGGTTCGCGTTGAACTGCTTACGGGCAGCCAGCGGGGCGCGCGATCCATACGGCGTGGCGTTGCGGCGGGCGCGGCGGGGATCGTCGTGGGGACGCAGGCGCTATTTCAGCAATCGACGACTTTCCAGCGCCTTGGGCTGGTCATCATCGACGAGCAGCACCGCTTCGGCGTGGCGCAACGCAATGCGCTGGCGGAGAAGGGCGAGCGCCCGGACGTGCTGCATATGACCGCGACGCCCATCCCCCGATCACTCGCGATGACGCTGTATGGCGGCATGGATCTGTCGGTTATCGACAGCCTTCCGCCGGGACGGAAGCCGGTCAAGACACGCTATATCCCGGAGAGCAAGGTGGCTGGTTGCTATGCCTATGTGGCGGACCAGGCGCGGCTTGGCCGCCAGAGCTTTATCGTGTGCCCGCTGGTGGAGGCGTCCGAGCTTCGACAGGACAGCACGGCGGTGGAGGATCACTTCGCGGAGCTTTCCACCGGCCCGCTTTCCGGCCTGCGCACCGCCTGTATCCACGGGCGGCTCGATGCGGGCGAGAAGGACGAGATCATGCGGCGCTTTTCGGCGGGCGAGGTGGATGTGCTGTTCAGCACGACGGTCATCGAGGTGGGCATTGACGTGCCCAACGCGACCACAATGCTCATCGAGAACGCGTCCCAGTTCGGGCTGACCCAGCTGCACCAGTTGCGCGGTCGCGTGGGCCGGGGGGACGCTCAATCCTACTGCTTCTTGCTCGGCAAGCCCGCGACAAAAGAGGGGCGCGAGCGGCTGCGGATCTTTTGCGAGATGAGCAGCGGGTTCGACCTGGCGGAGGCGGATCTCCGTCTGCGCGGCCCGGGGGAAGTGACGGGATTCCGGCAGGCCGGTTTCGACGATCCGCACGCGGCGGCGTGGGCCGGGGACGCGCGCCTGCTGGACCGCACGCGGCGCCGCGCGGAGGCGATCCTGGCGGACGACCCCGAACTCGCGGACGCCGCCTGGGACCCGCTCCGCGCAAGAATCGAAGCGTGCGAAAGCGCCGCGCTCTGAGTGCGCCCCGCGGGGCGAATCAGGCCGTGCGCGGAGCGGCTTGCCGCGGGCCCCGATACGTCCGGGAAAGGCGCTATAGTTTGGTAGCGAAGAAGGCGAATTCCGCGGCTATTGGGCCTCGCGTGCTTTGACTCGCCCCGAAACGACCTGCTACTATCCGGCGCGAGCATATGGCGCGCCCGCGGCTCTCGGCGGCACCGTGGACTCCGCCATGGCCGGCGCCCGGCCGGGCCGCCGGTACCCCGGGGTGGGATCATTTCGTTGTCGCAGCGTTCCAAAGAATTCGAAGACCTCGTGCTGGAGCATATGGACATGCTCCATGCCGTGGCCTTGCGCCTTACCCGCAACGCGGCCGACGCCGATGATCTTACGCAGAACGCGCTCGTCAAGGCCCTCCGCTTCCACGACAAGTTCAAGGAAGGCACGTATATCAAGGCGTGGCTTCTGACGATTCTCCGCAACACCTTCATCAACGAGTATCGCAAGCGCGCGCGGACGCCCCTGGCCGTCGAGCTTTCCAGCGCGGATACGGCGGAGACCGCGATCCCGCCCGCGCCGGTGGGGGATCGCGTCCAGGACATGCTCGAACTGCTGGACGACGAAGTCCGCGCCGCCGTGGATGATCTTCCGCGGGACTTCCGCGATGCGGTCATCATGGCGGATCTGGAGGAGAAATCCTACAAGGAAATCGCGGAGTACATGGATTGCCCCATCGGCACGGTCATGTCCCGCCTGTACCGGGGGCGGAAGATCTTGCGCGAGCGGCTGGCCGGCTACGCTCCCGGTGCGCGCGACGGCGAAGCCGATTCCAGGTAAGGGGGCTTGCGGGGCCGGGGCAATGGGGGCTGGCCGCGCGCGGCGCCTCGGGGAAACACCTTCACGGCGCGGTCAGCTGTGTTTCCAGAAGGCGGGAAGCAGCAGGACGCAGATACTGAAGAGTTCGAGGCGGCCCATCGCCATGCACAGGCTCAGGAACAACTTGCCCGAGGCGGGAATGAACGCGAAATTCTCCACGGCCCCCACGTGTTCCAGGCCGGGGCCAATATTGTTCAGCGTTGCGACAACGGAGGTCATCGCCGTCTGGAACGGTAGCCCGAGCAGGGACATGTAGAGGCAACCCGCCGCAAAGAGAATCATGTGGATGAAGAAGAATGCGTAGACGGTCCGCTGCGTGCCTTCGTCCACGACTTGCCCGTTGATGCGGATCGGGCGGACGGTCTTGGGGCGGAAGGTGTTTTCAAGCCGCCAGTAGGCCATCTTGAAGAGCATAATGAAGCGAACGACCTTGATTCCCCCGCCGGTGGAGCCGGCGCAACCGCCCACAAACATCAGTATGACCAGCAGCATGCGCGAGAAGTAGGGCCACTTGTCGAAATCCTCCGTGCCATAGCCGGTGGTCGTCATCAGGGAGACCGTCATGAATGCCGCGTGGCGGGCCGCCTCGCCCGCGCTGTAGTCCGGCGGGGGCGGCGCGGCCGTATCAACCGCGATGCGCCCCTGCACGCCCATCAGGTTTATCGTAATGAGGAAGGACGCGATCGCGAGAATCAGGATGTAGGCCTTCCACTCCGTGTTCTTGAAGGGGGCCATCCAGTCGTGGTGCAGCATGGCGAAGTAGAGGCCGAAATTCGTGCCGGCCAGCACCATGAATACGATAATGATCACTTCGACCGCCAGGCTGTCGAACGCGGCGATACTATCCGCGCGCGGGCTGAAGCCGCCGGTGGCCAGGGTGCCGAAGGTATGGGTGAGGGCGTCGTACAGGTTCATGCCGGCGAGCATCAGCAGGGCGGTTTGGACGGCGGTCAAACCGACATACATGGTCCAGAGGGTGGTTGCGGTGTCCTTGATTCGGGGGCTCAGGCCGCGCGGGTCGGGGCCGGGCGATTCCGACTTGAAGAGCTGCTTTCCGCCCGCCCCCATGTACGGCAGGACCGCCACGAACAGGACGATGATGCCCATGCCGCCGATCCAGTGGGTGAAGGAGCGCCAGAAGAGGATACTGGGCGGCACGGCCTCGATATCTGTCAGAACGGTTGATCCGGTGGTTGTCAGGCCCGACATGGCCTCGAAGTAGGCGTCCACCGGGGTGAGCGTTCCGCTCAGGATGAAGGGCAGCGCGCTGACCGCCGCTGTCACGAGCCAGCCCACGCCCACCAGGGCCAGGCCTTCCCGCTGGAACATGCGGTCGGGCGCGCGGAATCCCGCCGCCGAGAGGAGGGCGCCCGCAAGCCCGGCGAGGGCCATGGACTTCAGGAATGCCACGAGGGAGCTCCAGTCCTGGAAGAGGACCGCGCATATGGCCGAGGGAATCATCAGGAGGGCCACGGCGACGGTGAAATGGCCCAGGTACTTGGCGACGAGCCGGTAGTTCATGGCCGTTTCGTCATGGTTTTGCGGACCGCGTCGAGGGATTTGGCCGCTGCGATGACGATCACGGAGTCGCCGGCCATGATGGCGTCATTGCCGCTCGGGATCAGGACCGAGTCGCCTCGAATGATCGTGGCGACGAGGGCGCCGCGCGGCATGCGCAGGTCCTTGAGCGGCTGCCCGAGAACCGAGACGCCGTCGCGCACGGCCATTTCCACGATTTCGACCTGGCCCTCGCCGAGGACCGCCAGGGAGGTCACATCGCCCCGGTACATCATTTTCATGATCCGCGTTGCAATGGAGGCGCGTGGCGTCACGGCCAGATCGATGCCCAGCCGTTTCACCAGCGGCGCGAAATCTGGCTGGTGCACGATGGCCGCAACGGATCGCGCGCCGACTTCCTTCGCGAGCACGGCCGCCATGATGTTGCGCTCGTCGTCGCCCGTCGCGGCGACGAACATGTCCATGGTGTCCACGTGCTCCTGTTCGAGCGCGACCCGCGAGGTGGCGTCGCGGCAGACCACTTTGGCCCTGGCCAGCTTTTCCGCGAGCCGCTGGGCGCGCTCCTCGTGCCGCTCGAATACTTTCACCGTCTTCATCTTGTCTTCGAGGGCCTGGGCGAGGCGGAGGCCGATCGTGCCGCCGCCCATGATGGCCACCCGCCGCGGCTTCACTTCCTCGCCGTGGAAGAGGCGCTGGATCTGGTCGATGCTCTCGTGGGTGCCGATGAAGGTGACCAGATCGCCCGGCTCCACAATGGAGTCGCCGTGCGGGATCATGCATTTGCCGTCCCGCTCGATGACGCCGAGCAAGACGCCGCTGCCGGGGCGAATGACATCCTTCAGGGTCTTGCCGTTTCGGGTGGGGGATTTGGCCGCGCGCACCTGGAGCATCTGGGCCTTGCCCTTGCCGAAGTCCTGTGCGCTGAGAATGCCGGGGTGCTCAATGTAGTTGGCTATCTCCAGGGCCGCCAGGGAGTCGGGGCTCAGGATATAATCGATACCCAGGACCGTCTCGTACAGGATGTTGGATTCCATGTACATGGGGCTGTCCACCCGGGCGACGGCCACTTTCGCGCCGAGGCCTTTGGCCGTGGCCGCCGCGATGAGGTTCTTTTCGTCGTTGCCCATGCTGGCCACGAAGAGTCCGGCGGAGCCGACGTTCAGGGATTGCAGCAGCATGATCGACGAGCCGTCGCCCGTTGCCGTGCTCACATCCAGGGCGTAGTCGATTTGCTCGACGATGTCCGGATTCTGCTCGATGACGGTTACGTCCTGGTGTTCGGTGCTCAGGAGGCGGGCGAGGTGGTATCCGACCCGCCCGCCGCCGGCGATAAAGATGTTCATGTCAGTCCGGACCCTTCCCGCGCTACGGACACCGCAAGCCCCGCATGGTCCTACAAACCGCGCGCTGGAGTCAAACGCTTTGGCGGTTTCTGTAGTATGATGAAGAGGCCCGGGGGATGTCTGCAACGCGCCGCGGGCCGGATTGGAGAGGTTGAAATGGCCACGAAATACACCCGTGAGGGCACGGTGGACGGCGCGCTGGAAGCGCGACAAACCCCCTGGCGCCGGCAGGGCCCGATCGCGCCGCCGCTTTCGCGCGGCCAGCGCGCGTTCGTCATTCTAACCGGGGCCATCGCGATTGTATTGCTTGCCCAGGTGGCCGTAAACCTGAATCGCACCTCGGATTATGCGTTCGAGCGCGTGCGCCGGGGCACGGGCGTCATCGCCGAGCGCGGCCCCGGGGAGACGGGCGCGGAGGGCGGTGGTTTGGTGACCATTGAGGTCACCCTCGAAAATGATCGGCGTATGCGGGCCGATTTCCGGATTCCGGCGCCGTATTGGGAAACGCTGCCGGTTGGCGCCACGGTGGCGGTCCTGTACCAGATGAATCAGACGGGCGACGCAATTCAGATCCTCGAGTGCGGGCTGGTTGCGCTGGAAGACGGCATCCGCTAAGCTACGGGCAACCGGGGCATAGGTTCACCATCACGCCGCCGGACCCCGGGCGGCACAGGGTAGCGGCATGGGTCTCAATCCCGAAGAAATACGCAGCATTTTCCGCCGCACGGTCATCGTGCGCAAGCCGACCTACGGCATTGTGCGCGGCGACCACGAGCTGCCGTATATCTGCCTGGGGCCCTCGTTCGAGTCCGGCTACGAGGCCACGACCGTAAGCGGCAAGGTGCAGGTTTCGCGGCGGTTCGTGATCCGCCCCTCCCACTATGCGCCGAGTTACGAGGAAGTTTTCGGAAGCGACAACGTCGATCTCGAGATTTCCGGGCGCGTCTTCGGCTTCCTGGGCTTTCCCGAGCGCCCGGTGGATTGCAAGTCCGAATACCTTACGATCGAACATAGGAACGAGTCCGTTGACAGCCTGCTGTCGCGCTGCCTGGACGATCTGGAGCGCCGCGAAGACATAACGACGGGCGTGCTGATATCTCCCGACAACCGGTACTTTCCGATATCGGTGGAGCGTTTCATTTCATCCGTGCTGGATGATGAATTCTCGTTTTAGTCACGCGCCCGCGAAGCGAAGGAGCCTTATCGTGAAAACTGCCTACGAACTCGCCCTGGAACGCCTTGAAGCCGCCTCCGGTCCCATTCGCTCCCTCAGCGACGCGGAAAAAGCGGCGCTGGCCGAAGTGGACAAGAAGTACGACGCGCAGGCCGCGGCCCTGCGGATCGACTATGAGGGGAAACTGGCGGTCGCCGATTCCCACGCGGCCTATTCCGCGCTGAAGGACGAACTGGCGCATGAACTCGCGATGATCGAAGACCGGCGTACGCGCGACCGGGATGCGATCTGGGGCGATGGCGCGGAGAGCGCGCGCTAGCCATGGCCGCGCCGCGGGAAAGCCGGGGGTGGAATCGCCGGGCCCTGGCCCTTGCCGGGCTCGCATGCTTCCTGCTGGTCGCGGCGGACGCGCGCCTGAAGGAGGCCCGCAGCGCGGGATTTAGGTTGGACGGCTGGACCTGGGAGGCGCAGGTCGCCAATGCGCCCGATTTCTGGGAGAGACTGGCCGCGCTGCCCGCCGCGGATTCCTTTGAGGCGAGTGCGCCGGACGCCCTGCGGGCGATCGAGGTGGCCATCCGGAAAATGACCGGGATTCGCCCGACCCCGTCCCGGATGCGCCTTTGGGCGGGGTATCAGGCCGCGATCGGCGGTGAAGGGGAGGACTGGTGCCTCATCCTGCGCCCCGGATTGCTCCTGCGCCTGACCAGCGTGGTCCGCAGCCCCGTTCAACCGCTGGAGGATGGCGCACCGTTCGCGCGCGAGCTGGCCGCGGGCTGGCGGGACGGTTTCCTGCTGATCGCGTCGTCGCCGGCGTACCTGGACCGGATGCAACGGGAAGGGCAACCGCTGTCAGGCGAAGCCGGCTCCGGGCGGGCGGTGGCGCTGGCCTGGCCGGCGAACCGCGCCTCATTGCGTCTGGAGGCCGCCGACGGTCTGCCTTTCGCACTCGATCTTTCCCTGCACCAGCCGCCAGGCGGGCCGCCTATGCGCGCGCCGGATGGATGGGATGACGCGGCGGGCTGGGTCGCGTGCCGCGGCGGATTTGCGCCCGAGGCGATCGGGGCCGTCGCGCCCTTGTTGGCGCGTCTTCCCGAAGCCGACGCCATCCGCGCCTATGCGGAAGCCTGGTGGCGGGCCTTTACGCCGGTGGAGCTCGTCCCGCCGCGCGAGAACGCGTGGGCGGCGGGCCTGTTCGCGGCGGGCTGGTCGGGAGAATCGCTTACCGCGGAGGTGGTCTGGTCCGAGTTTGGACCCGGCGTGGAGACGGCTGAGCCCTGGGCCGAGGCGCTACGCGTCCCGCATCAGTGGGACGAGACCCCCGGATGGCTGGTCCCGGTGGAGGGGGCGGCGCGGGCGTGGGGGATGGTGTCCAGGCCGGAGGCGCTTTTCCGGACGAGCCACGAACACCTGATGCCCCGCCAGCTGGCGGCCACATTCCAGCCGGATTCTCAGGCGGTACTGGCGGCGCGCTTCGATTGGTTGCGCGCCAGTGAATCGGCGCGGGCCATCCTGCGGGAAGCCGCCGACGCGGAGTGGATTCCGGGCTGGAACCGGCGGGATGTGGAAAGGGAGATCATCCCCCTGCTGGACGCGTTCGGCGGTTGGGGCCGATTCGAGTTGCGCCTCGAAGAGCGGGACGGGGCGATCACCGGCGCCGGTTATCTCGCGCGGGACGCGGGCGGCGCCTGATGGCCGCGATCCTCATTGCGGCGGGCCTGCTCGTTGCCGCCGCCGCACCTCCCGAAGTGGCGTGGGTAACGGGCAACGGCATCGTGTACGCCGGCCTGGACGCGGAAGGCCGCATGGCCCAGTTGAACTGGCCGGGTCCGGGCGCGCCCAATCATTGGGGCGGTGGCGGCTGGCTGATGCGGGAAGGGAAATCGTGGCGGGCGCTCGGCTCGTCTGCCCGGACGGGTTACGAGGCGCCGGACTCCGTCGTACTGGAAGCACGGTTTGAAACGAACGATCCGGGCCGGTACGCCGTGCAAAGGGTCTTTGC is drawn from Candidatus Hydrogenedentota bacterium and contains these coding sequences:
- the trkA gene encoding Trk system potassium transporter TrkA, whose amino-acid sequence is MNIFIAGGGRVGYHLARLLSTEHQDVTVIEQNPDIVEQIDYALDVSTATGDGSSIMLLQSLNVGSAGLFVASMGNDEKNLIAAATAKGLGAKVAVARVDSPMYMESNILYETVLGIDYILSPDSLAALEIANYIEHPGILSAQDFGKGKAQMLQVRAAKSPTRNGKTLKDVIRPGSGVLLGVIERDGKCMIPHGDSIVEPGDLVTFIGTHESIDQIQRLFHGEEVKPRRVAIMGGGTIGLRLAQALEDKMKTVKVFERHEERAQRLAEKLARAKVVCRDATSRVALEQEHVDTMDMFVAATGDDERNIMAAVLAKEVGARSVAAIVHQPDFAPLVKRLGIDLAVTPRASIATRIMKMMYRGDVTSLAVLGEGQVEIVEMAVRDGVSVLGQPLKDLRMPRGALVATIIRGDSVLIPSGNDAIMAGDSVIVIAAAKSLDAVRKTMTKRP